In Plantibacter sp. PA-3-X8, one DNA window encodes the following:
- a CDS encoding WXG100 family type VII secretion target, with the protein MANINVNYSEIKQAAVNLTTGKGEVETTLNRLQTLINNLVSSGFQTDTASGTFNETYTAFTQSATVTIQHLDKLSGYLNNAVTTLEQTDAALAAGAGQ; encoded by the coding sequence ATGGCCAACATCAACGTCAACTACAGCGAGATCAAGCAGGCCGCCGTCAACCTGACGACGGGTAAGGGCGAGGTCGAGACCACGCTCAACCGCCTGCAGACCCTCATCAACAACCTCGTGTCCTCCGGGTTCCAGACCGACACCGCGTCCGGCACCTTCAACGAGACCTACACGGCCTTCACGCAGAGCGCGACGGTCACGATCCAGCACCTCGACAAGCTGTCGGGCTACCTCAACAACGCTGTGACCACGCTCGAGCAGACCGACGCAGCGCTCGCTGCCGGCGCCGGCCAGTAG
- a CDS encoding PP2C family serine/threonine-protein phosphatase, with the protein MTTIKTARSTHTLRSEGRTDTGLVRRLNEDAFYAGAPAFVVADGMGGHERGEVASREVAAALERGIPIGMPTTTEAVVTTIVAANAVIRSIPTPNGVIGTTVAGLALVALSPQTDLHWMVFNVGDSRVYTWADGALRRITVDHSAVQELVDAGSITEEEAREHPDRNIVTKAIGVEAGIDPDVWLLPVAGRQRFLLCSDGLTGELSDELIAEVLSQGFEGAADRLVELALAAGGRDNVTALVVDVVSTSLMSSGPGYDDAGGLGYLEETMPRG; encoded by the coding sequence ATGACGACGATCAAGACCGCGCGGTCCACGCACACCCTGCGCAGCGAGGGCCGGACCGACACCGGGCTGGTCCGACGCCTGAACGAGGACGCGTTCTACGCCGGCGCGCCCGCCTTCGTGGTCGCCGACGGCATGGGCGGGCACGAACGCGGCGAGGTCGCGAGCCGTGAGGTCGCGGCGGCGCTCGAACGCGGCATCCCGATCGGCATGCCGACGACGACCGAGGCGGTCGTGACCACGATCGTCGCCGCCAACGCGGTCATCCGGAGTATCCCCACTCCGAACGGGGTCATCGGCACGACCGTCGCGGGTCTCGCGCTCGTGGCGCTGTCGCCGCAGACCGATCTGCACTGGATGGTGTTCAACGTCGGCGACTCTCGCGTGTACACCTGGGCCGATGGCGCACTCCGTCGGATCACCGTCGACCACTCGGCCGTGCAGGAACTCGTCGACGCCGGTTCCATCACGGAGGAGGAGGCGCGCGAACACCCCGACCGCAACATCGTGACGAAGGCGATCGGTGTCGAGGCCGGCATCGACCCGGACGTCTGGCTCCTCCCCGTCGCCGGGCGGCAGCGGTTCCTCCTCTGCTCCGACGGTCTCACGGGCGAGCTGTCCGACGAGCTGATCGCCGAGGTCCTGTCGCAGGGCTTCGAGGGAGCCGCAGACCGCCTCGTGGAGCTCGCGCTGGCCGCCGGCGGACGGGACAACGTGACCGCGCTCGTCGTCGACGTCGTGTCGACCTCGCTGATGTCCAGCGGCCCCGGCTACGATGACGCGGGTGGTCTCGGGTATCTTGAAGAGACGATGCCGCGAGGCTAG
- a CDS encoding FHA domain-containing protein produces the protein MYSYEMEPAEVRRWLAVAEPGRLVLVDAQGDDTAAAAFAADLPGDASLSLIVDRLAAGGLSNTPAFAAAVWDESGATVIVRGLAAAVVTSAAGTETVLGARATTWVEEHHADAVSVTLRSDQPNPSGVRLPLGSGAVWTTSITATLDEEATASLATPTTDERRPTESSTSTPTAAEQLAAPPVHAPAEPAASAATSDDADDGTGGDEATPVAHVEPVQPLHVVPSVSDTQFFHDEDDPDETPTTPEEPVDEGYDFLFGQTVLRPVGAAAVDEAGDAERAAAEASAHQQAAPTAVAAPEPAAAGPSDLGDHDGHTILAEDLAALRARRAAETPPARSTTPSATPLTYLELPGGTRQSLASPVVLGRAPSVSQVPASIVPTLVTLTGDDISRSHVRVAVEGGTVVVTDLHSRNGTQVVLPGQAPQSLRPGEPTPVIVGTVIDLGGGVALRVREG, from the coding sequence GTGTACTCGTACGAAATGGAACCGGCCGAGGTCCGCCGTTGGCTCGCTGTGGCGGAGCCCGGCAGACTGGTGCTGGTCGACGCCCAGGGCGACGACACCGCCGCTGCCGCATTCGCCGCGGACCTCCCGGGCGACGCGTCGCTGTCGCTGATCGTCGACCGCCTCGCGGCCGGCGGTCTCTCGAACACGCCCGCGTTCGCCGCGGCCGTCTGGGACGAATCGGGCGCGACGGTCATCGTGCGCGGGCTCGCGGCCGCCGTCGTGACGAGCGCCGCCGGGACCGAGACGGTCCTGGGCGCCCGCGCGACCACCTGGGTCGAGGAACACCACGCCGACGCGGTGAGCGTCACGCTCCGGAGCGACCAGCCGAACCCGTCCGGCGTGCGCCTCCCGCTCGGGTCGGGAGCCGTCTGGACGACCTCCATCACGGCGACCCTCGACGAGGAGGCCACGGCTTCCCTCGCCACTCCGACCACCGACGAGCGCCGACCGACCGAGTCGTCCACGAGCACGCCGACCGCGGCGGAGCAGCTCGCGGCCCCGCCCGTCCACGCGCCCGCCGAGCCCGCTGCATCCGCGGCGACCTCGGACGACGCGGACGACGGGACGGGCGGCGATGAGGCGACCCCGGTTGCGCACGTCGAGCCCGTTCAACCGCTCCACGTCGTGCCGTCCGTCTCCGACACCCAGTTCTTCCACGACGAGGACGACCCGGACGAGACCCCGACGACCCCGGAGGAGCCCGTCGACGAGGGTTACGACTTCCTGTTCGGCCAGACCGTGCTCCGTCCGGTCGGTGCGGCGGCGGTCGACGAGGCCGGCGACGCCGAACGCGCGGCGGCCGAGGCGTCGGCGCACCAGCAGGCGGCCCCCACCGCAGTCGCCGCGCCGGAACCCGCAGCAGCCGGACCATCGGACCTCGGCGACCACGACGGCCACACGATCCTCGCCGAGGATCTCGCCGCATTGCGTGCGCGTCGCGCGGCCGAGACCCCGCCTGCTCGATCGACCACCCCGTCGGCCACGCCGCTCACCTACCTCGAGCTCCCCGGCGGCACTCGCCAGTCGCTCGCCTCACCCGTCGTGCTCGGCCGGGCGCCGAGCGTCTCGCAGGTCCCGGCGTCGATCGTCCCGACGCTCGTCACGCTCACGGGAGACGACATCTCGCGGAGCCACGTGCGCGTCGCGGTCGAGGGCGGCACGGTCGTCGTCACCGACCTCCACTCGCGGAACGGCACGCAGGTCGTCCTGCCCGGTCAGGCGCCGCAGTCCCTGCGACCGGGGGAGCCGACACCGGTGATCGTCGGGACCGTCATCGACCTCGGCGGCGGCGTCGCGCTGCGCGTCCGAGAGGGCTGA
- a CDS encoding serine/threonine-protein kinase, with protein sequence MRRSPSQPPAIPGLRFERQLGAGGFSDVFLYEQQLPRRQVAVKVLLAEHLSEQTREAFVAEANLMAQLSAHPYIVTIYTADVAPDGRPYLAMEYCAGPSLAEQAKLRRFAVADALRTGVRLASAVATAHAAGILHRDIKPANVLTNAYGWPALTDFGISQAVELEVPSTAGPGRPGDVGSTGASGTQTVGLSIPWSPPEMFEDEPHPDVRSDVFSLAATVYTLLAGRTPFEIPGQSNGAADLISRIERGTVTPLGRDDAPASLVATLQKGLAKDRANRFESAVDFARALQRVEMELAYAPTPIDIPNLVQPQSQAPRPDTSSSASDETRVRQVPTVEAQPRPGVPSVQPSIGDETVVRSAGPLVQPIQPSAPITVGAASVPSETIRRDRLETAAAVPAEDPDADAAGRARRRRLTRLLVAGGVAVLAVGGIAAGIIWQGAAADPKPTAAATGAPIQLSDVPSPKPFGVNISEDGSVVTFIWDNPDPQDGDSYIYQVTSSGKNSPKVPTSTYAVDLKPSAPGAQLCIEVVIVRGGVTSPDPLEMCSQQ encoded by the coding sequence GTGCGCCGCTCACCTTCGCAACCGCCGGCCATCCCCGGGCTGCGGTTCGAACGACAGCTCGGAGCCGGTGGGTTCTCCGACGTCTTCCTGTACGAGCAGCAGTTGCCGCGGCGTCAGGTCGCCGTCAAGGTGCTTCTCGCCGAGCACCTCAGTGAGCAGACCCGCGAGGCCTTCGTCGCCGAGGCGAACCTCATGGCGCAGCTCTCCGCGCACCCGTACATCGTCACGATCTACACGGCGGACGTCGCCCCGGACGGCCGACCGTACCTCGCGATGGAGTACTGCGCGGGGCCGAGCCTCGCAGAGCAGGCGAAGCTGCGGCGGTTCGCCGTCGCCGACGCGCTGCGGACCGGCGTCCGCCTGGCCAGTGCGGTGGCGACCGCACACGCCGCCGGCATCCTCCACCGCGACATCAAGCCGGCCAACGTGCTCACGAACGCGTACGGTTGGCCGGCGCTGACCGACTTCGGCATCTCGCAGGCCGTCGAACTCGAGGTGCCGTCGACGGCCGGCCCCGGGCGGCCGGGCGACGTCGGCTCGACAGGCGCCTCGGGTACCCAGACGGTGGGTCTCTCCATCCCCTGGTCACCGCCCGAGATGTTCGAGGACGAGCCGCATCCCGACGTCCGATCCGACGTCTTCTCCCTGGCCGCGACGGTCTACACGCTGCTCGCCGGACGCACGCCGTTCGAGATCCCCGGGCAGTCGAACGGTGCGGCCGACCTCATCAGCCGGATCGAGCGCGGGACCGTCACCCCGCTCGGGCGCGACGACGCACCGGCGTCCCTCGTCGCGACGCTGCAGAAGGGCCTCGCGAAGGACCGCGCCAACCGTTTCGAGAGCGCCGTCGACTTCGCGCGGGCGCTGCAGCGTGTCGAGATGGAGCTGGCCTACGCGCCGACGCCCATCGACATCCCGAACCTCGTACAGCCGCAGTCGCAGGCCCCCCGACCGGACACGTCCAGCAGTGCGTCGGACGAGACGCGGGTCCGGCAGGTCCCGACGGTCGAGGCCCAGCCCCGACCCGGCGTGCCGAGTGTGCAGCCGTCCATCGGAGACGAGACGGTCGTGCGCTCGGCCGGACCGCTCGTCCAACCGATCCAGCCGTCGGCGCCGATCACCGTCGGAGCGGCCTCGGTGCCCTCCGAGACGATCCGCCGCGACCGCCTCGAGACCGCGGCTGCAGTTCCCGCGGAGGATCCCGATGCCGACGCCGCCGGACGGGCCAGACGTCGCCGACTGACCCGCCTCCTCGTCGCGGGCGGCGTCGCGGTGCTCGCGGTCGGCGGTATCGCGGCCGGGATCATCTGGCAGGGCGCCGCCGCCGACCCGAAGCCGACGGCCGCGGCGACCGGGGCGCCCATCCAACTGAGCGACGTCCCCTCGCCGAAGCCGTTCGGGGTGAACATCAGCGAGGACGGCAGCGTCGTGACGTTCATCTGGGACAACCCGGATCCGCAGGACGGCGACTCGTACATCTACCAGGTGACGAGCAGCGGCAAGAACTCGCCGAAGGTACCGACCTCGACGTACGCGGTCGACCTGAAGCCGAGCGCTCCGGGTGCGCAGCTGTGCATCGAGGTGGTGATCGTCCGAGGCGGCGTCACCTCACCGGATCCACTCGAGATGTGCTCGCAGCAGTAG
- a CDS encoding Ig-like domain-containing protein: protein MSNWSAWLRKRKTAASITALSVLVAVPVTAALIHQGFPVTEVDLESRDVWVTNGESLLAGRLNDQISELDGAVSTASNNADVLQDGDDVFLQDKALSSLERIDPAFTSLIQRVSLPTGATVHYGGDRLSVVAGETGKLWSVDAAGELRFDPTETKPIVSIGKAGQAVVTSTGTILAVAPAKGRLYRILPDGTKTESKLPKLDDYQLSAAGEQAVILDVKSGDLVKQDGSVVELPGKPLKIQEPSASDDAAVIATGDSLVRVPLGGGDPEVLDADVTTAATSAAEVTAPVNLDGCMHGAWASSSRYAAECADKKPVIEDINPETIGQQLVFRVNRSVIALNNVQTGNSWLVQANMRLVDNWDEVTPPQEEDGEDGDEKASEQSFEDTLAERTEENRPPIARDDAFGVRPGRATVLPLLDNDSDADGDVLTIQNTSDVAAETGKLEYIDGGRALQFTPAEGFVAGTTSFRYSVNDGRPGGVAEANVSIAIKPPEVNEPPTSHREAAVSVEAGQTVTYNVLADWRDPDGDDIFLQSASPASSDLVRFTPDGFVTFTHASPEMGPRDVKFVVSDGVNSAEGTLKVDVQPAGALSPIGTPDFVSTFVGESALVQPLANDQSPSGAPLGLIGVEALQGGLVSSPSLEKQSVTVSSNEPGTYYLKYTLGAGIASSIGLIRVDVLEKPTDVRPPVAVKDEGYLRPNETITIPVLANDESPGGQVLAVQSVSVPDESTSLSVEVLDSAVIRVSSSAPIEQQLQFTYVVSDGTSSAQAAVTVVPVPPLPKHQAPVATDDAVVVRAGDIANVAVLENDYHPDAAVMLVDRQLVDDPTAGLAFVDDDEVRFQAPSEPGTYTTTYRVYDTFGEADTATVTFNVVGEDKKNNQPPVPQLLTSRVFAGATVRVDVPLDGLDPNGDSVVVDDIASAPLLGRVIDQGSTWFVYEAAPDSSGTDTFQYRVKDTYGAVAVGTIKIGVIGRPEVDGQPNAVDDYIEVLPGKVASVPVLSNDSDPNGYKLKLEPKLLSVDDGLTAEVSKSRVVIEVPEEEAFFTVRYQITNGKGGIDSAYIQVKVTKDAKPQFPEADDHVLEDADIVGKKTIDIDVLDGAQNPGGLIDDLQPSLEGVNAASGEVRDGGTIRVTLTDRRQAIAYRLTDPVTQLSGAAFIIVPAATDGEPPRMKNPLPEQIVKVNETRTWKLSDITEAPSGKPVTIASEGSVVNFRGNGTSSYVDDATITFTPAKDYRGPASVSFEATDGRESKLLTLPITVGDPDLEDVPPTFTPVTVPVEAGEPAIVVDLRASSDHPNPKILAALSYQGLSGTSGGVQATLSGSQLSVSAPQGTQPGTSATLNFTVTYKEYSIPGSVQVQVVSSTRPLPRAIDDRVEEGRKNKAESINVLANDYNPFPDTPLKIVDATVESAPAGGATATFSGSTVTVTPGSSKSGTVSVIYTVQDATNDPNRKVQGRITVIVKDVPDPPTIAVKSAKSGKIVVVVGGSPASNGSPIESHWVKWSGGGDRQCAPGNDCSFDVTNGQSYTFSSYARNAVGPSAESGTETATAFGVPSEPRGLSINASGDAPTTLTMQWSAPADDGGRVDSYSWRVMKGSGVAYSGTTGGTKIIQGQVPAGTYQLYVSATGPGGTGPESGPVEVTVKDPPPKNPTGSISRGAGPVTCPSDGRFGCYRVVVNWKDFEAGAYRMDLYENGSVVSTLDGQNIGASGSAQFSRLYGKTNFSLYVKFTRLSDGKTWDVAQTNGTDW, encoded by the coding sequence GTGAGCAACTGGAGTGCCTGGCTGCGCAAACGCAAGACGGCGGCGTCCATCACGGCCCTGTCGGTCCTCGTCGCCGTACCGGTGACCGCCGCACTCATCCACCAGGGCTTCCCGGTCACGGAGGTCGACCTCGAGTCCCGCGACGTCTGGGTCACCAACGGCGAGTCGCTCCTCGCGGGGCGTCTCAACGATCAGATCTCCGAACTCGACGGTGCGGTGTCGACGGCGTCGAACAACGCCGACGTGCTGCAGGACGGTGACGACGTCTTCCTCCAGGACAAGGCGCTGTCCTCGCTCGAGCGCATCGACCCGGCCTTCACGAGCCTCATCCAGCGTGTCTCGCTGCCGACCGGCGCGACGGTGCACTACGGCGGCGACCGACTCTCGGTCGTGGCGGGGGAGACCGGCAAGCTCTGGTCCGTCGACGCCGCGGGCGAGCTCCGCTTCGACCCCACGGAGACGAAGCCGATCGTGTCCATCGGCAAGGCCGGTCAAGCGGTCGTCACCTCGACGGGCACCATCCTCGCGGTCGCACCCGCGAAGGGGCGCCTCTACCGCATTTTGCCCGACGGCACGAAGACCGAGTCGAAGCTCCCGAAGCTCGACGACTACCAGTTGAGTGCGGCCGGTGAGCAGGCCGTCATCCTCGACGTGAAGTCCGGCGACCTCGTGAAGCAGGACGGCTCCGTCGTCGAGCTGCCGGGCAAACCGCTGAAGATCCAGGAGCCGTCGGCATCGGACGACGCCGCCGTCATCGCCACCGGTGACTCGCTCGTCCGCGTCCCGCTCGGCGGCGGCGACCCCGAGGTGCTCGACGCCGATGTCACGACGGCGGCGACGAGCGCTGCCGAGGTCACGGCACCGGTCAACCTCGACGGCTGCATGCACGGAGCCTGGGCCTCATCGAGCCGCTACGCAGCCGAGTGCGCCGACAAGAAGCCCGTCATCGAGGACATCAACCCGGAGACCATCGGCCAGCAGCTCGTCTTCCGGGTCAACCGCTCGGTCATCGCCCTCAACAACGTCCAGACCGGCAACTCCTGGCTCGTGCAGGCGAACATGCGTCTCGTCGACAACTGGGACGAGGTGACGCCCCCGCAGGAGGAGGACGGCGAGGACGGCGATGAGAAGGCCTCCGAGCAGTCCTTCGAGGACACGCTCGCCGAGCGCACCGAGGAGAACCGTCCGCCCATCGCCCGCGACGACGCGTTCGGCGTCCGCCCGGGTCGCGCGACCGTTCTTCCACTGCTCGACAACGATTCCGACGCCGACGGCGACGTCCTGACGATCCAGAACACGAGCGACGTCGCGGCCGAGACCGGCAAGCTGGAGTACATCGACGGCGGGCGCGCGCTCCAGTTCACCCCGGCCGAGGGCTTCGTGGCCGGGACGACGTCGTTCCGGTACTCCGTCAACGACGGCCGCCCAGGCGGCGTGGCCGAAGCGAACGTGAGCATCGCCATCAAGCCACCCGAGGTCAACGAGCCGCCGACGTCGCATCGCGAGGCCGCAGTGTCGGTCGAGGCCGGGCAGACGGTCACCTACAACGTGCTCGCCGACTGGCGTGATCCCGACGGCGACGACATCTTCCTCCAGTCGGCCTCACCGGCGTCCAGCGACCTCGTCCGGTTCACCCCGGACGGCTTCGTCACGTTCACGCACGCCTCGCCCGAAATGGGCCCGCGCGACGTCAAGTTCGTCGTGTCCGACGGGGTCAACTCGGCGGAGGGCACCCTCAAGGTCGATGTCCAGCCCGCCGGAGCCTTGAGCCCGATCGGCACACCCGACTTCGTCTCGACCTTCGTCGGCGAGTCCGCGCTCGTCCAGCCGTTGGCGAACGACCAGTCACCGAGTGGGGCCCCGCTCGGTCTCATCGGCGTCGAAGCGTTGCAGGGCGGTCTCGTGTCCTCGCCGAGCCTCGAGAAGCAGTCGGTCACCGTCTCCTCGAACGAGCCCGGCACCTACTACCTGAAGTACACGCTCGGCGCCGGTATCGCCTCGAGCATCGGGCTCATCCGCGTCGACGTCCTCGAGAAGCCGACCGACGTGCGTCCGCCGGTCGCCGTGAAGGACGAAGGATATCTGCGTCCGAACGAGACGATCACGATCCCGGTCCTCGCGAACGACGAGTCGCCGGGTGGGCAGGTGCTCGCCGTGCAGTCCGTCTCCGTTCCCGACGAGTCCACCTCGTTGTCCGTCGAGGTCCTCGACAGCGCGGTCATCCGCGTGTCCTCCTCCGCGCCGATCGAGCAGCAGCTGCAGTTCACCTACGTCGTGTCCGACGGCACCTCGTCGGCTCAGGCGGCCGTGACGGTCGTCCCGGTGCCACCGCTGCCGAAGCATCAGGCACCGGTCGCGACCGACGATGCCGTCGTCGTCCGCGCGGGCGACATCGCCAACGTCGCGGTGCTCGAGAACGACTACCACCCGGACGCGGCGGTCATGCTCGTCGACCGCCAGCTCGTCGACGATCCGACCGCCGGCCTCGCCTTCGTCGACGACGACGAGGTCCGCTTCCAGGCGCCGAGCGAACCGGGCACCTACACGACGACGTACCGTGTGTACGACACCTTCGGCGAGGCCGACACGGCGACGGTCACCTTCAACGTGGTCGGCGAGGACAAGAAGAACAACCAGCCGCCTGTGCCGCAGCTGCTCACCTCGCGCGTGTTCGCCGGTGCGACGGTCCGTGTGGACGTCCCGCTCGACGGCCTGGACCCGAACGGTGACTCCGTCGTCGTCGACGACATCGCCTCGGCACCGTTGCTCGGTCGCGTCATCGATCAGGGGAGCACCTGGTTCGTCTACGAGGCGGCTCCGGACTCCTCCGGGACCGACACCTTCCAGTACCGGGTCAAGGACACCTACGGCGCGGTCGCCGTCGGCACGATCAAGATCGGGGTCATCGGACGCCCGGAGGTCGACGGCCAGCCGAACGCGGTCGACGACTACATCGAGGTCCTGCCGGGCAAGGTGGCGTCCGTGCCGGTGCTCTCGAACGACTCCGACCCGAACGGGTACAAGCTCAAACTCGAACCGAAGCTGCTCTCGGTGGACGACGGCCTCACCGCCGAGGTCAGCAAGAGCCGTGTCGTCATCGAAGTGCCGGAGGAGGAGGCGTTCTTCACGGTCCGGTACCAGATCACCAACGGCAAGGGTGGCATCGACAGCGCCTACATCCAGGTCAAGGTCACGAAGGACGCGAAGCCGCAGTTCCCCGAGGCGGATGACCACGTCCTCGAGGACGCCGACATCGTCGGCAAGAAGACCATCGACATCGACGTGCTCGACGGCGCGCAGAACCCCGGTGGGCTGATCGACGACCTGCAGCCGAGCCTCGAAGGTGTGAACGCCGCCTCCGGCGAGGTCCGCGACGGTGGCACGATCCGGGTGACCCTCACCGACCGACGCCAGGCGATCGCCTACCGCCTGACGGACCCGGTCACGCAGCTGAGCGGTGCCGCGTTCATCATCGTCCCGGCGGCGACCGACGGCGAGCCGCCGCGCATGAAGAACCCGTTACCGGAGCAGATCGTCAAGGTCAACGAGACGCGCACCTGGAAGCTCTCGGACATCACCGAGGCGCCGTCCGGCAAGCCCGTCACCATCGCGTCCGAGGGCAGCGTGGTCAACTTCCGCGGCAACGGCACCTCGAGCTACGTTGACGACGCCACGATCACCTTCACGCCGGCCAAGGACTACCGCGGTCCGGCTTCGGTGAGCTTCGAGGCCACGGACGGTCGCGAGAGCAAACTGCTCACCCTGCCGATCACGGTGGGTGACCCCGACCTCGAGGACGTGCCGCCGACCTTCACCCCGGTGACGGTCCCGGTCGAAGCTGGCGAACCGGCGATCGTCGTCGATCTGCGCGCCTCGAGCGACCACCCGAACCCGAAGATCCTGGCCGCGTTGTCCTACCAGGGCCTCAGCGGCACCTCCGGTGGTGTCCAGGCCACCCTGTCCGGTTCGCAGCTGTCCGTCTCCGCGCCGCAGGGCACCCAGCCCGGGACCTCCGCGACGCTCAACTTCACCGTGACCTACAAGGAGTACTCGATCCCCGGATCGGTGCAGGTGCAGGTCGTCTCCTCGACCCGTCCGCTGCCGCGAGCGATCGACGACCGCGTCGAAGAGGGCCGCAAGAACAAAGCCGAATCGATCAACGTCCTCGCGAACGACTACAACCCCTTCCCGGACACCCCGCTCAAGATCGTCGACGCCACCGTGGAGAGCGCGCCGGCCGGTGGAGCGACGGCGACCTTCTCCGGGAGCACGGTGACGGTGACCCCCGGCTCGTCCAAGAGCGGGACCGTCAGCGTCATCTACACGGTCCAGGATGCGACGAACGACCCCAACCGGAAGGTCCAGGGTCGCATCACCGTCATCGTGAAGGACGTGCCCGATCCGCCGACGATCGCCGTGAAGAGTGCGAAGAGCGGCAAGATCGTCGTGGTCGTCGGCGGGTCTCCGGCGAGCAACGGATCGCCGATCGAGTCGCACTGGGTGAAGTGGTCCGGCGGCGGCGACCGGCAGTGTGCTCCCGGCAACGACTGCTCCTTCGACGTCACGAACGGTCAGAGTTACACCTTCAGCTCCTACGCGCGGAACGCCGTGGGCCCGAGCGCGGAATCCGGCACGGAGACCGCGACCGCGTTCGGCGTCCCGAGCGAGCCGCGCGGCCTGTCGATCAACGCTTCCGGCGACGCACCCACCACACTGACCATGCAGTGGTCCGCCCCTGCCGACGACGGTGGCCGGGTCGACAGCTACAGCTGGCGTGTCATGAAGGGTTCAGGCGTCGCCTACTCCGGTACGACCGGCGGCACGAAGATCATCCAGGGGCAGGTCCCGGCCGGCACCTACCAGCTCTACGTGTCCGCCACCGGGCCGGGTGGCACCGGACCGGAGAGCGGACCGGTGGAGGTCACCGTGAAGGATCCGCCGCCGAAGAACCCGACCGGATCCATCAGTCGAGGTGCAGGTCCGGTGACCTGTCCGAGTGACGGTCGCTTCGGATGCTACCGGGTGGTCGTGAACTGGAAGGACTTCGAAGCCGGCGCCTACCGCATGGACCTGTACGAGAACGGTTCGGTCGTGAGCACGCTGGACGGCCAGAACATCGGTGCCAGCGGAAGCGCACAGTTCTCCCGGCTCTACGGCAAGACCAACTTCTCCCTGTACGTGAAGTTCACCCGACTGTCCGACGGCAAGACCTGGGACGTCGCACAGACCAACGGCACCGACTGGTGA
- a CDS encoding MoxR family ATPase, with the protein MTVTQEQATWFADAFGKLVGNVEQAILGKEHVIKLVVTAMLSEGHVLLEDYPGTGKTVLAKALANTLDGTSSRIQFTPDLLPSDVTGVTIYDQGKGIFEFHKGPIFASIVLADEINRASPKTQSALLEVMEEGIVTIDGTSYEAGKPFMVIATQNPIEQAGTYKLPEAQLDRFLIKTTLGYPDRQTSVNLLFDASNRARATKVQPIIASSAVITMAQLATEVHVDGSILEYVADVVAATRDDQDVALGVSMRGALALVRAVKTWAISQGRTYVTPDDVNDLAQAVLAHRIIIDPESDFAGVTAQDVVARVLVSIAPPAYRAA; encoded by the coding sequence ATGACTGTCACGCAGGAACAGGCCACCTGGTTCGCCGACGCGTTCGGCAAGCTCGTCGGCAACGTCGAGCAGGCCATCCTCGGCAAGGAGCACGTCATCAAGCTCGTCGTCACCGCCATGCTCTCGGAGGGCCACGTGCTCCTCGAGGACTACCCGGGCACGGGCAAGACCGTGCTCGCCAAGGCGCTCGCGAACACGCTCGACGGCACGAGCTCGCGGATCCAGTTCACGCCCGACCTCCTGCCGTCCGACGTCACCGGTGTGACGATCTACGACCAGGGCAAGGGGATCTTCGAGTTCCACAAGGGACCGATCTTCGCCTCCATCGTGCTGGCGGACGAGATCAACCGCGCCTCGCCGAAGACGCAGTCGGCGCTCCTCGAGGTGATGGAGGAGGGCATCGTCACGATCGACGGCACGAGTTACGAGGCCGGCAAGCCGTTCATGGTCATCGCGACGCAGAACCCGATCGAGCAGGCAGGCACGTACAAACTGCCCGAGGCGCAGCTCGACCGCTTCCTCATCAAGACCACGCTCGGCTACCCCGACCGCCAGACCTCCGTGAACCTGCTCTTCGACGCCTCGAACCGGGCGCGCGCGACGAAGGTCCAGCCGATCATCGCCTCCAGCGCGGTCATCACCATGGCGCAGCTCGCCACCGAGGTGCACGTCGACGGCAGCATCCTCGAGTACGTCGCCGACGTCGTCGCGGCGACGCGGGACGACCAGGACGTCGCCCTCGGCGTCAGCATGCGCGGTGCGCTCGCGCTCGTGCGTGCGGTCAAGACCTGGGCGATCTCGCAGGGGCGCACGTACGTCACCCCCGACGACGTGAACGACCTCGCGCAGGCCGTCCTCGCGCACCGCATCATCATCGACCCCGAGTCCGACTTCGCCGGCGTGACCGCGCAGGACGTCGTCGCCCGGGTCCTCGTCAGCATCGCTCCGCCGGCGTACCGCGCAGCATGA